A region from the Arcanobacterium buesumense genome encodes:
- a CDS encoding Rib/alpha-like domain-containing protein: MRYKKTITSSLLAGTLVFGFSAPAFAAENFEVGFDTTLAELKAAVNDPATQSVTFTADNSFNGGLVIAHPMTFTINDGVNVTFDGSYVADKTGLDVKSEFTFINNGNVTIENFAGYGMKINQKTANQSVILRGDGETGSSLSISTTGGYGIDGQFIKGPFTVSDTTLNVTPGPDTKEGPIIFSKNGGKDLDTPVVFNNSTVTIDHASKTSVWPTAFYSERPVTFRNSTLNSKTSRRYNLSFTSGEPVLFDNSIVDLVTPADAKTEGSWIFKKPFTSINTGRNTTVTIEDSKITSNISATAGEHQAFQFQDATYNIISSTVIGDSLGVDLKQTEGSNLNISGDSKVDIPGTANMPGGISTVIDGGTVVLPQNATAKNTQGQDLYEFISDGASNKVLINCTNMAYNYPVSNISNDVLKHVWAPAVNVDYYVKETDTEPDDTRKLIAGTNVDEDLNGVDFFTAPEVPKGFTGKFVIFDPAPESEFTSASKVCKNTKVTFRINQTPLVPIPDVETTDLEVFVGDTVKPTDGLVDLPEGATIEIITPADTTTAGKTTQTVKITFENGSSITKVINIKVVEHLTPLVPAEPKVQPPMPEKPGLAKTGVSGGIAGLFAGLLLIAGTGVTFFANRRKNT; the protein is encoded by the coding sequence ATGAGATATAAAAAAACAATCACATCATCACTACTAGCTGGCACGCTGGTTTTCGGGTTTAGCGCGCCGGCCTTTGCAGCAGAAAACTTTGAGGTTGGGTTTGATACAACCCTTGCCGAGCTTAAAGCCGCCGTCAATGATCCAGCTACTCAATCAGTCACTTTTACGGCTGACAATTCTTTTAACGGCGGGCTGGTTATCGCTCATCCGATGACCTTTACCATTAACGACGGCGTGAACGTCACCTTCGATGGCTCTTACGTAGCGGATAAAACTGGACTGGATGTTAAGTCGGAGTTTACGTTTATCAATAACGGCAATGTAACGATTGAAAATTTTGCTGGTTATGGCATGAAAATCAATCAAAAAACAGCTAACCAATCAGTAATTTTACGTGGCGATGGAGAAACCGGAAGCTCCTTAAGCATCTCCACCACTGGCGGTTACGGTATTGATGGGCAATTTATTAAAGGCCCATTTACTGTCAGCGATACAACACTCAATGTCACACCTGGTCCAGACACTAAAGAAGGTCCTATCATTTTCTCCAAAAATGGTGGTAAAGATTTAGATACACCAGTAGTTTTTAATAATTCTACGGTCACTATTGATCATGCCAGCAAGACTTCAGTGTGGCCGACAGCTTTCTATTCAGAAAGACCTGTGACATTCCGTAATTCGACGCTGAACTCCAAAACGTCTCGTCGATATAACCTATCGTTTACCAGTGGAGAACCAGTACTTTTTGATAACTCCATAGTTGATCTAGTAACTCCTGCAGATGCGAAAACTGAAGGTTCTTGGATTTTCAAAAAGCCTTTTACTTCAATTAATACTGGTAGAAATACTACTGTTACTATCGAGGATTCAAAGATCACGAGTAACATTTCGGCTACTGCAGGCGAGCACCAGGCTTTCCAATTCCAGGATGCAACCTACAACATTATTAGCAGTACAGTGATTGGTGATTCACTGGGTGTTGATCTTAAGCAAACCGAGGGTTCAAACCTTAACATTTCGGGCGATTCAAAGGTAGACATCCCTGGTACTGCTAATATGCCTGGTGGTATTTCCACTGTTATTGACGGCGGCACTGTTGTTCTTCCGCAAAATGCAACCGCAAAAAACACCCAGGGACAAGACTTATACGAGTTCATCTCCGATGGCGCATCCAACAAAGTCCTCATTAACTGCACAAATATGGCCTACAACTACCCAGTGAGCAATATTTCAAACGATGTACTCAAGCATGTTTGGGCACCAGCGGTAAACGTCGACTACTACGTCAAAGAAACTGATACTGAGCCCGATGATACTCGCAAGCTTATTGCAGGAACCAACGTCGACGAAGATCTCAACGGTGTTGACTTCTTTACCGCCCCTGAGGTTCCAAAAGGTTTTACCGGCAAGTTCGTCATCTTCGATCCAGCTCCAGAAAGTGAATTTACTTCCGCAAGTAAGGTCTGCAAAAACACCAAGGTGACTTTCCGAATCAACCAAACCCCACTCGTTCCGATTCCAGACGTTGAGACCACTGACCTGGAAGTCTTCGTTGGCGACACAGTCAAACCAACCGACGGCCTTGTTGACCTCCCAGAAGGCGCAACCATCGAGATCATCACCCCAGCCGACACAACCACCGCCGGCAAGACCACTCAAACAGTGAAGATCACCTTCGAAAACGGGTCATCCATCACCAAAGTCATCAACATCAAAGTCGTCGAACACCTCACCCCACTGGTTCCGGCTGAGCCTAAAGTTCAGCCACCAATGCCTGAGAAACCAGGCCTAGCAAAGACCGGTGTTTCTGGTGGAATCGCTGGCTTGTTCGCTGGCCTGCTTCTGATCGCGGGCACCGGCGTAACCTTCTTCGCCAACCGGCGCAAGAATACCTAA
- a CDS encoding DUF2314 domain-containing protein, which yields MTVTGTTQEWELWDAQELASLLEGLTIPSPAERAEIQPGDIVKLVFGLVNPEGEVTAERMWVIVDTVDTAGFVGTLDTDPEYIASLEAGDEIRFTANHIIEIFDEEAYQAGNGGCGGNCNCSCGKE from the coding sequence GTGACTGTCACTGGAACAACTCAGGAATGGGAATTGTGGGACGCTCAAGAACTTGCATCGTTGCTTGAAGGATTGACCATCCCTTCGCCTGCAGAGCGTGCCGAGATCCAACCCGGCGACATCGTCAAACTAGTATTCGGTCTAGTCAATCCAGAAGGTGAAGTTACTGCCGAACGTATGTGGGTTATTGTTGATACCGTTGACACTGCAGGTTTTGTCGGCACATTAGATACTGATCCAGAATATATTGCTTCGCTAGAAGCCGGCGATGAGATCCGCTTTACTGCCAATCATATTATCGAAATTTTCGATGAAGAAGCCTACCAAGCTGGTAATGGTGGTTGCGGCGGAAATTGCAACTGCAGTTGCGGGAAAGAATAA
- a CDS encoding molybdopterin molybdotransferase MoeA, translating to MKSVADHLADCLAIAAPLPAFTVTLHDSVGTILADNVRSLVDLPAADLAGRDGYAVRAVDVFGASTTDPVTLPVISEIRADTTDAQSIVDGACIRISSGAPMPYGADAVVPIELTDQGRAEVTIRASVQAGANIRSRAEDLSAGSIILKAGVRIGSRQVAMLASAGHSRVMVHPRPRVVIMSVGDELQEPGTNARHGRVFDANSHALASAVTDAGGDVFRVGAVSDDARELRDMIEDQLVRADIIITTGGLSYGGGDTVKDVMHQLGDVRFDNVAMSPGRQLGVGRIGTTVVYCLPGNPVSALTNFEVFIRPSLRKMAGHSHIHRQTIKARVIRGWESPAGQREFVRARVLGNPRDGYQLEPTGDPRRPLLTALSAANCLAIVSEDKTQVSVGDELVCEVLDR from the coding sequence ATGAAGTCTGTTGCAGATCATCTTGCAGATTGCTTAGCGATTGCTGCGCCACTACCGGCGTTTACCGTGACGCTTCACGATTCTGTAGGAACAATTTTAGCTGATAATGTTCGCTCTCTCGTTGATTTACCAGCTGCAGATTTAGCAGGACGCGACGGCTATGCGGTACGTGCAGTTGACGTTTTTGGCGCCAGTACAACAGATCCAGTCACTCTTCCAGTGATTAGTGAAATTCGCGCAGACACAACAGATGCGCAAAGCATTGTTGATGGTGCTTGTATTCGGATTTCCTCGGGGGCACCAATGCCTTATGGTGCAGATGCGGTTGTCCCAATTGAACTAACCGATCAAGGCCGAGCGGAAGTAACAATCCGGGCAAGCGTGCAAGCTGGTGCCAATATTCGTTCCCGTGCGGAAGATCTCAGTGCTGGATCCATCATCTTAAAAGCTGGTGTACGTATCGGTTCACGTCAAGTCGCCATGTTAGCTTCTGCAGGTCATTCGCGCGTTATGGTACATCCTCGTCCGCGTGTAGTTATTATGTCGGTTGGCGATGAGTTGCAAGAACCTGGAACGAATGCTCGGCATGGACGCGTTTTTGATGCTAATTCACATGCTTTAGCTTCCGCAGTGACAGATGCCGGTGGTGATGTTTTTCGGGTGGGGGCAGTATCTGATGATGCGCGCGAACTGCGTGACATGATTGAAGACCAGTTGGTACGCGCGGATATTATTATTACAACGGGCGGATTATCCTATGGTGGTGGCGATACGGTTAAAGATGTTATGCATCAGTTAGGTGATGTGCGTTTCGATAACGTAGCGATGTCACCCGGGCGTCAACTAGGAGTTGGGCGAATTGGGACGACGGTGGTCTACTGTTTGCCAGGTAACCCAGTTTCTGCATTAACTAACTTTGAGGTATTTATTCGTCCATCATTACGTAAAATGGCAGGTCATTCGCATATTCATCGGCAAACTATTAAAGCTCGAGTTATTCGTGGATGGGAATCGCCGGCCGGACAGCGTGAATTTGTGCGTGCGCGTGTTTTGGGTAATCCTCGTGATGGTTATCAGCTTGAACCGACTGGTGATCCTCGTCGTCCGTTACTCACTGCGCTATCAGCTGCTAACTGTTTGGCGATTGTGTCAGAAGACAAAACACAGGTGTCGGTGGGGGACGAACTCGTGTGTGAAGTGTTGGATCGCTAA
- a CDS encoding 5-formyltetrahydrofolate cyclo-ligase gives MNSELRLPDTSGMEIEEAKQAIRAAIRDRRKAKAHVFSDEWVEPALEFTYGLKTVACYVSLDSEPPTSLLLDALADSGKTVFLPKLGPGLTRAWGEYRGREDLAQLAPGRPPEPSGGALTNDILRSVDAMIIPGLALSYAGQRMGQGGGWYDRALKTSGVTHRVAQMIFPWEFVNVDLPQDEMDMLVPYALLPDGLVATRAAENL, from the coding sequence ATGAACTCAGAGTTGAGACTCCCTGATACATCCGGCATGGAAATTGAAGAAGCTAAGCAGGCTATCCGTGCCGCTATTCGAGATAGGCGCAAAGCTAAGGCTCATGTTTTTTCTGATGAATGGGTGGAGCCGGCATTGGAATTTACGTATGGTCTAAAAACTGTAGCCTGCTATGTGTCATTAGATTCCGAACCGCCCACTAGTCTCTTACTCGACGCTTTGGCTGATAGTGGAAAAACCGTTTTCTTACCAAAGTTAGGTCCGGGTTTAACCCGTGCTTGGGGTGAGTATCGGGGACGTGAGGACCTCGCTCAACTTGCACCAGGACGGCCGCCCGAGCCATCGGGAGGTGCGTTGACGAATGATATTCTGCGCAGTGTGGATGCGATGATTATTCCTGGTTTAGCGTTATCTTATGCCGGTCAACGAATGGGACAAGGTGGCGGTTGGTACGATCGCGCGTTGAAAACTTCAGGGGTTACACATCGTGTTGCCCAAATGATTTTTCCGTGGGAGTTCGTCAATGTCGATCTGCCGCAAGATGAGATGGACATGTTGGTTCCGTATGCGTTGCTTCCAGATGGTTTAGTTGCCACTAGAGCAGCTGAGAATTTGTGA
- a CDS encoding SAF domain-containing protein, with the protein MSPSIYRTRRIRAALWRWRWVGFFVFICVIVQQCLAVIQAGQSAPNLIVTASHDLPAGYQIRAEDLALATSHDLLPGMTTDMDDIVDHHLLTPVSAGEPLGPNRLLSPSTIEQAIPGYVIAPVSLADTGGLEMIHAGSYIDLFAPGQGSMDGSRAPAELVAQHVRVAGVAQSTGEKSFLRDVPDIRNFFVEIPDSTIRVVLGHEVQNPLIAVLSGAS; encoded by the coding sequence ATGTCTCCATCTATTTATCGCACTCGACGTATCCGTGCCGCATTATGGCGGTGGCGATGGGTTGGATTTTTCGTCTTCATCTGCGTCATCGTTCAACAATGTTTAGCTGTTATTCAAGCTGGACAATCCGCTCCTAATCTCATTGTCACAGCCAGCCATGATTTACCTGCCGGGTATCAGATACGTGCCGAAGATCTGGCTTTGGCGACAAGTCATGATCTGTTGCCGGGAATGACTACTGATATGGATGATATCGTTGATCACCATTTACTCACGCCAGTTAGCGCAGGCGAACCTCTTGGGCCAAATCGTCTACTGTCACCTTCAACAATTGAACAGGCCATCCCTGGCTATGTCATTGCCCCAGTCTCACTTGCCGATACTGGCGGACTGGAGATGATACATGCCGGTAGCTATATCGATCTATTTGCCCCAGGTCAAGGTTCTATGGATGGCTCTCGCGCCCCAGCCGAATTAGTTGCCCAGCACGTACGCGTTGCCGGAGTTGCGCAAAGCACTGGCGAAAAGAGTTTTTTACGTGATGTTCCTGACATACGAAATTTCTTCGTGGAAATTCCAGATTCAACTATTAGGGTTGTGCTTGGCCACGAAGTCCAAAATCCACTTATCGCGGTTTTATCTGGGGCTTCATAA
- the mscL gene encoding large conductance mechanosensitive channel protein MscL: protein MLKGFKDFINKGNVIDLAVAVVIGAAFAPVISSLTEKILMPLISAIFGEPKFDNLGEFHIGSTAIQPGFFITAVVNFLIVSAVLYFFVVVPMNAFAKRKKEEEAPKPVPADVELLTEIRDLLAQR from the coding sequence ATGCTTAAAGGTTTTAAAGATTTTATCAACAAAGGAAACGTCATCGATCTTGCCGTTGCCGTTGTTATTGGCGCAGCTTTTGCCCCAGTCATTTCATCGTTGACCGAAAAAATTCTCATGCCGCTTATCTCTGCGATCTTCGGCGAACCAAAATTCGATAATTTGGGTGAATTCCACATCGGTTCTACTGCAATTCAGCCAGGATTCTTCATCACGGCAGTAGTAAACTTCCTCATTGTCTCTGCTGTTTTATACTTTTTCGTCGTCGTTCCAATGAACGCATTTGCTAAGCGAAAGAAGGAAGAAGAGGCTCCTAAGCCGGTACCTGCCGATGTTGAACTTCTCACCGAAATCCGCGATCTTTTAGCTCAGCGTTAA
- the trhO gene encoding oxygen-dependent tRNA uridine(34) hydroxylase TrhO, producing the protein MALSRVLLFYKFTPIADPVAMKLWQWDLCERLKLRGRILISEHGINATVGGTIDACKAYVKRMKQYPGFADIEWKISQGLGTDAEGYASDFPRLSVKVRKEIVAFGAPEELEVDENGIVGGGKRVKPADVEQVIADNPDLVFFDGRNAIEAEVGRFDGAVVPPTMTTHDFISILESGEYDDLKDKPILAYCTGGIRCEVLTALMKKRGFDKVMQLDGGIVRYGEMFGNTGRWKGSLTVFDNREVMEFDGGDVDVIGTCHGCGTPTGKLHNCDEPSCRMRLVTCDNCAQKPVYCETHKEAVAR; encoded by the coding sequence GTGGCGCTTTCTCGAGTTTTACTCTTCTATAAATTCACACCGATTGCCGATCCGGTTGCTATGAAACTGTGGCAGTGGGATTTATGTGAGCGCCTGAAGCTCCGTGGCCGGATTCTGATTTCCGAACACGGCATTAACGCCACCGTTGGTGGCACGATTGATGCGTGTAAAGCCTATGTCAAACGCATGAAGCAATATCCGGGTTTCGCAGATATCGAATGGAAGATATCTCAAGGTTTAGGCACAGACGCCGAAGGCTATGCGTCTGATTTCCCGCGGCTTTCTGTGAAAGTGCGCAAAGAGATCGTGGCGTTTGGGGCTCCGGAAGAACTCGAAGTAGACGAAAACGGTATCGTTGGTGGCGGAAAACGGGTCAAGCCAGCAGACGTTGAACAAGTGATTGCGGATAATCCGGATCTGGTGTTCTTTGACGGACGTAACGCTATTGAAGCCGAAGTGGGACGTTTTGATGGAGCGGTTGTTCCACCAACGATGACTACCCACGACTTCATTTCAATTCTTGAATCCGGCGAATACGATGATCTTAAAGACAAGCCGATTTTGGCATATTGTACTGGCGGTATCCGCTGTGAAGTGTTGACTGCGTTGATGAAGAAACGCGGGTTTGACAAAGTCATGCAGCTCGACGGCGGTATCGTGCGATATGGAGAAATGTTTGGCAACACTGGACGGTGGAAGGGTTCACTGACAGTTTTTGACAATCGTGAAGTGATGGAATTCGACGGCGGAGACGTCGACGTCATTGGGACATGCCACGGTTGTGGCACTCCCACAGGTAAGTTGCACAATTGTGACGAGCCGTCATGCCGGATGCGTCTCGTGACGTGTGACAACTGCGCTCAAAAGCCAGTGTATTGCGAAACCCACAAGGAAGCAGTAGCACGATAA